A segment of the Synechococcus sp. MEDNS5 genome:
GCTTCTGCTCCCCCCATTTGAGGTTGGTCTGGAAGCCGACAAGGTTCCACAGGCGGCCATCTTTGTCTTCCTGACGGAGCTGTACCACCGCATAGGCGCGTTTGGCCCGGCGGACATCCCGATCATTGACATCTCCCCATCGTGGATCCCAGAGGCCAATCGGTTTGAGGGGGCCGTAGCGCATGGTGTCTTCACCGCGCCTGGCCAGCTCTTCGATGGGCAAACATCCTTCAAAGAAGGTGGCACTGGTTTGATCAAAGTCCTTGAGCTCTGCCTGTTCAGCCGCCAATAAGGCATCGCGGAAAGCCAGGTACTGCTCACGGTTCATCGGGCAGTTGATGTAGTCCGCGTCCCCCTTGTCGTAGCGACTCGCCCGAAAAGCCCTTGTCATATCGACGCTGTCGCCTTCAACGATCGGGCTCGCTGCATCGAAGAAATGACAGTCAGCCCTCCCCGTGAAGCGACGCAGATCCTCTGCAAGGGCATCACTAGTGAGCGGGCCAGTGGCCAGCACCGTGACCTGGTCGGCCGCAGGAAGGGCGAGCTGCTCCCTGCGCACAAATGAAACCCGGGGATGCTGATCCAGTAATTGGGTCAGTGACGCGCTGTAACGACCACGGTCAACGGCAAGGGCACCCCCAGCGGGCACAGCATGACGATCAGCCATCTGAATGACAACAGACCCCAACCTCCGCAACTCTTCCTGGAGGAGACCCGCTGCCCGGTCACTGCTGAGTGCTCCAAAGCTGTTGCTGCAGACAAGCTCGGCACATTCAGAACTGTGGTGGGCAGGAGAACGACGAATCGGCCTCATCTCCACCAAATGAACATCGAGGCCTGCTTCAGCGACTTGCCAAGCGGCTTCCGTGCCAGCGAGTCCTGCACCGATCACAACAACGGATGGAGCTGCCAAAAGGGTCAGGGTCGATGAATCTCACCCTATCGATCGAGGCGGTTGATCCCAATCAGACCCGACTGCGCTTAAGCATCAGTTGAAGCTGGCCAACAGCGGCACGACCGATATTGAAGCCGGCCCAACCCAATGCAAGGAGGATGGGAGATGCCACGAGGACGAGCCGGAGGTCCATGAATCCAGTCGGGAGATTGAGAGATCCTAAGGATTACAGAGCCCAACGACGCTGGATTGCATCACTCCGTTTGGATTTGCAGCATTCGCTGCCAATTCCGCGCCAGGTCGGCATAGCGCCGGGCATGTTCCCTCTGAGCATCGAATGCATCGGCATCCAGTAGGCGCTTCACCTGCGCCGGCACGCCGGCGACGAGGCTGCAGGGAGGAACATCCCTCGTGACCACGGCCCCTGCAGCTACAAGAGCGCCCCGACCGACGGTCACGCCATTGAGAACGACGGCACCGATCCCGATCAGGCAACCATCCTCGAGGGTGGCGCCATGAACCACGGCTCTGTGCCCAATGGTGACGTCCGATCCAATGATGACGGGTGCGCCAGGATCACCATGCAGGACGGCACCATCCTGGACATTGCTGCCCGCACCGATCGCGATCGGTGCCATATCCCCGCGAGCAACAGCCATCGGCCAAAGGCTCACCTCAGCGCCAATCTGAACATCACCCATCACCACAGCACTTTCGGCAACCCAAGCACCAGGATCAATCCGGGGTGAGGGAAAAACGACGGTCCGCCGGCCGATCGGGTCAGTCATCGGACCAACTGCTGCATGGAGCCATCATTTCAGCTCTTCTGAACTTGTCCTGGGCGCCGATTGGACGAAGGTTCCCCCGGGTGATACTTTTCTCAGGTGCTTCACAGCACAACCTGTACCTGTGTCGACAGGCCGGTACAAGAGGGTCGCTAGCTCAGCGGTAGAGCACTCGGCTTTTAACCGATTGGTCCTGAGTTCGAATCTCAGGCGACCCATATCTGTTTAACTCATCAGCGTGCTTGGGCACCCATGAGCGATGGCTGAACTGTTCAAAGTTGCTGTTGTGGATGACGATCCACGCTTGCGCAAATTAATTGTTGAGGAGTTAACCGATGAAGGAGTCACGCCTCTTCCCTGCGAGACAGGGCAGAAACTCTTGGATCTGCTTCAGTCTGAATCAGTCGACCTGATCCTGCTCGACCTGATGATGCCTGAAATGGATGGTTTTCTGTGTCTTGAAGAACTTGTCAAGCGCTCAATCCAGGTCCCTGTGATTGTGGTGACCGCCCTGAATGACGAAGTCAAACACCAGAAAGTTCATGATCTCGGTGCAGTTGATTACATCCTCAAGCCGGATCTGTTTGAGCGTCTTCCCGAGCTTCTGAATCAACACCTTCCGAGGCCTAGGAACCTTCACGATCAGGGCTTACCAGCGGAAAGCGAAGAGTCATTTTGACTGAGCCAGTCGCTCTGGTTCCGTTGTCAGCTTTATTCCATACCATCAGCCCTCCCATTCCCTCCACAAGGTTTTTCACGACAGACATCCCAAGGCTGCAGTCCCTCCCATCCCCCAGGACTAACTTTTTTTCATCAGAGTTGGAGTGATTCATCGCCTCATCGCCTTCATAATTGAAGGCCAAGTCGGCACCATTGAGAAAAACCACCAGATCAACAGATCGAAGGGGAATAGACTCACTGACCTGCAGAGTAATCCCCTCTGATCCAAGCAACAAGCTATTTTCAAGCAGGGTATCGAGTATACGAGATACAGCGACTTGATCAAGATCAATCCAGCAGCTGGAGAGGGATTCGTCCAACTGAAAAGAAACTTTTGAGAGCCTGTCCGGCTCAATTTTATGAAGCCACTGATCTAAAAATTGTCGTAGTGGAGCACGCTTCAGGTTCCAATGAAAATGATCCGTATCCAACTCTGAAAGGAGCAACAGATTGTCAACCAGTGCCGCCATCCGCTTGGTTTCATCGATGGCATCGTTCAATGCACGATCCAATGGAGCAACCAGTTGAGACTTGCGATCCAGGCGGCGCAAACTACCGGTGAGAATGGCGAGCGGCGTACGCAATTCATGGGCCAGAGTGTTGATAAAAGCGCGTTGTTGTTGGAGCGACTTTTCGAGGGGCTCAAGATCTCTGAAGATCAGCAATGTGAAGACACCGCCCATTTCAGAGATTGGACGCCAAGACACCATGCGTTGCAGGACATCCGGTTGATCTCCAGCAGGAGGCGAGATTGGCTGAACCAGCAAGGAGGTCTGTCCTTCACCCAACCGAGCCTGGTTCAAAGGGTGATGGGGATCCGACAACGCAAGCAACCGTTGATCGAGATGGCGTAAGCGAAGCAATGCCTCCAGGGGCTTTCCGATCACGCGCAAGGAAAGACCGGCACCCCAAAGATCAGCCGCTGTTTGATTCACCCAGCGCACATGACGCTCAGAATCAACGATCAGCATGGCTTCACCGGTGGCGTCAAAAGCCACCCGCAGCAATCCAAGGGATTGACGCAGCTGGGTCACGAGTGCCGAGGCCTCAGGATGCGGCGTCGCGGATCCTTCAGCAGGCATGGGGGCCTTCCAGGGGCCTCAACGTGGCCGCAAAACTCCAGCCTTCTTTCGAATCTTTTTCAGCAACGATGAAGTGTTCACTGCGGATCACCGAGCCGTCCGCACAGATCGTGGCCAGCTCTAGAGGGTGATTGACCA
Coding sequences within it:
- the trmFO gene encoding FADH(2)-oxidizing methylenetetrahydrofolate--tRNA-(uracil(54)-C(5))-methyltransferase TrmFO encodes the protein MAAPSVVVIGAGLAGTEAAWQVAEAGLDVHLVEMRPIRRSPAHHSSECAELVCSNSFGALSSDRAAGLLQEELRRLGSVVIQMADRHAVPAGGALAVDRGRYSASLTQLLDQHPRVSFVRREQLALPAADQVTVLATGPLTSDALAEDLRRFTGRADCHFFDAASPIVEGDSVDMTRAFRASRYDKGDADYINCPMNREQYLAFRDALLAAEQAELKDFDQTSATFFEGCLPIEELARRGEDTMRYGPLKPIGLWDPRWGDVNDRDVRRAKRAYAVVQLRQEDKDGRLWNLVGFQTNLKWGEQKRVLQMIPGLEQAEFVRFGVMHRNTFLEAPALLDATLQFRSRPNLLAAGQITGTEGYAAAVAGGWLAGTNAARLVRGERPIDLPRTTMVGALTHFISEAPSGKFQPMPPNFGLLPELPERIRDKRARYGAYRDRALADLLLAKEERAIRDVACPA
- a CDS encoding photosystem II protein Y, translated to MDLRLVLVASPILLALGWAGFNIGRAAVGQLQLMLKRSRV
- a CDS encoding gamma carbonic anhydrase family protein, yielding MTDPIGRRTVVFPSPRIDPGAWVAESAVVMGDVQIGAEVSLWPMAVARGDMAPIAIGAGSNVQDGAVLHGDPGAPVIIGSDVTIGHRAVVHGATLEDGCLIGIGAVVLNGVTVGRGALVAAGAVVTRDVPPCSLVAGVPAQVKRLLDADAFDAQREHARRYADLARNWQRMLQIQTE
- a CDS encoding response regulator, with the translated sequence MAELFKVAVVDDDPRLRKLIVEELTDEGVTPLPCETGQKLLDLLQSESVDLILLDLMMPEMDGFLCLEELVKRSIQVPVIVVTALNDEVKHQKVHDLGAVDYILKPDLFERLPELLNQHLPRPRNLHDQGLPAESEESF
- a CDS encoding histidine kinase dimerization/phospho-acceptor domain-containing protein, which translates into the protein MPAEGSATPHPEASALVTQLRQSLGLLRVAFDATGEAMLIVDSERHVRWVNQTAADLWGAGLSLRVIGKPLEALLRLRHLDQRLLALSDPHHPLNQARLGEGQTSLLVQPISPPAGDQPDVLQRMVSWRPISEMGGVFTLLIFRDLEPLEKSLQQQRAFINTLAHELRTPLAILTGSLRRLDRKSQLVAPLDRALNDAIDETKRMAALVDNLLLLSELDTDHFHWNLKRAPLRQFLDQWLHKIEPDRLSKVSFQLDESLSSCWIDLDQVAVSRILDTLLENSLLLGSEGITLQVSESIPLRSVDLVVFLNGADLAFNYEGDEAMNHSNSDEKKLVLGDGRDCSLGMSVVKNLVEGMGGLMVWNKADNGTRATGSVKMTLRFPLVSPDREGS